DNA sequence from the Pseudomonas tritici genome:
GGCGTACACGCCCGCCGAGCGCGCTGAACAACGCGGCCAGGTCCGGCTCGTCGGTATCGCTGCCGGTAAACTGCAAACGCAGCACCACAGCGGCATCGGTGGATTGCGGTGTGGCCTGCAAACGGCTTTGCAACTCGTCCGGCAGCCCATGTTGCAGCGGTGCCAGCAGGGTTTTGCTGACGTCATGTTGCGGGTTTCCAAACACTTGCCATACCGGGCCCTGCTCAACGATGCGCCCGTGTTCCAACACCACCACGCGGTCGCAGATTTCGCGGATCACTGCCATCTCATGGGTGATCAATACGATGGTCAGGCCCAGGCGCCGATTGATCTCACGCAGCAGGCCGAGGATCGACTGGGTGGTCTCTGGATCAAGGGCCGAGGTGGCTTCGTCGCAGAGCAAAATCTCTGGGTCGTGTACCAACGAACGAGCGATGCCCACGCGCTGTTTTTGCCCTCCGGAAAGCTGCGCCGGGTAGGACGTGTGCTTGTCCTGCAAACCCACCAATTCCAGCAGTTCGCGCACCTTTTGCTCACGTTGGGGCTTGGGCACTCCGGCCACTTTCAGTGGTAATTCGACGTTTTGCCACACGGTCTTGGCCGACATCAAATTGAAGTGCTGGAAGATCATGCCAATACGCCGACGCAGCGCCACCAGGCGGTCTTCGTAAAACTCGCCAATGTCCACCTGATCGATCAGCACCCGTCCGCTGCTGGGCTGCTCCAGGCGGTTGATGGTGCGGATCAGCGACGACTTGCCGGCGCCGCTGCGGCCGATAATGCCGAACACTTCACCGCGCTGTATCGCCAGGTCTATGCCTTGCAAGGCGTGCACGGTGCCGTCATAGGTCTTGCCCAGGTTGATAAAACGCACATGGGCGCGGTTCAGGTCCGGATGCAGTTCTGTCTGCTCGGCGTCCCTGGGCGCTGAGCCCAGGTCGCGCAATTGGGCATTGGCGGCGGTCATTTTTTATCTTCCCAGCCGACTTGGTAGAGCTTGCCGAGGGACTTATCCAACGCAGCGCGTACCACGGGCGAGTGCTGGTAGATATCGACGAACTTGATCACCCGCGGGTCGGTTTTGCTTTTCGGCTGGATCACGAACTGGATCACGTACTCCGGGTGGTCGAGGCCGTCGAACAGCAGCGCCGATTCAGCATCGAAGGTTTTGGACAGGCGGATATAGGCCGGGTAGCCCTGCACCAGGTCTGCATCGTCATAAGCGCGCACCAGTTGTACGGCCTCGACTTGCAGGATCTTGATCTTTTTCGGGTTGGTCACAATGT
Encoded proteins:
- a CDS encoding methionine ABC transporter ATP-binding protein, which produces MTAANAQLRDLGSAPRDAEQTELHPDLNRAHVRFINLGKTYDGTVHALQGIDLAIQRGEVFGIIGRSGAGKSSLIRTINRLEQPSSGRVLIDQVDIGEFYEDRLVALRRRIGMIFQHFNLMSAKTVWQNVELPLKVAGVPKPQREQKVRELLELVGLQDKHTSYPAQLSGGQKQRVGIARSLVHDPEILLCDEATSALDPETTQSILGLLREINRRLGLTIVLITHEMAVIREICDRVVVLEHGRIVEQGPVWQVFGNPQHDVSKTLLAPLQHGLPDELQSRLQATPQSTDAAVVLRLQFTGSDTDEPDLAALFSALGGRVRLLQGGVERIQGHALGQLLLAVSGSPHDACELRKRAGNWAQQVEVLGYVV